One window of the Allosaccharopolyspora coralli genome contains the following:
- a CDS encoding transglycosylase SLT domain-containing protein, with translation MGIADEIESKPGGAALAEQVRKLESARPEAISAVAERWRTAAQKSDSCGADVDASVSGLDGAWEGASADAFVGYMGKVTQGFGTANGALDAAAAAMAKAAEIVGTGQDAISNIGERALADTKRADDAFTQQVRGHEHDTGFVQEAQRARDAQITKLLGEHAREAEVAVKEADQQLADSVGRIEQAEAELAGAFTPLPLADDQPFTPGRGEQTEWDFQQPGGPARTEPAAAPSPDGSGGPGSSGSNGSPGSGVSGGSGGSGTGGSGGSDGASATPGGGSGGGLGSSGGPPTSGPPPGNVDQWIREAIEILRANGIPVTEDNVDEIWTIIEKESGGDPHAINNWDSNAAKGTPSKGLMQCIDPTFDAHKLPGHGDIYDPVDNIIAGVRYTFDRYGGFEGHPGLESMAGGGGYQGY, from the coding sequence ATGGGGATCGCGGACGAAATCGAGAGCAAGCCGGGTGGCGCCGCCCTCGCCGAGCAGGTGCGGAAACTGGAGTCGGCCCGGCCGGAGGCGATCAGTGCCGTCGCCGAGCGTTGGCGCACGGCCGCGCAGAAATCCGATTCGTGCGGCGCCGACGTCGACGCCTCGGTGAGCGGACTGGACGGTGCCTGGGAAGGCGCCTCCGCCGACGCCTTCGTCGGCTACATGGGCAAGGTGACCCAGGGCTTCGGCACGGCGAACGGTGCGCTCGACGCGGCTGCGGCGGCGATGGCCAAGGCCGCCGAGATCGTCGGCACCGGTCAGGACGCGATCTCCAACATCGGAGAGCGTGCGCTCGCCGACACGAAGCGGGCCGACGACGCGTTCACGCAGCAGGTCCGTGGTCACGAGCACGACACCGGGTTCGTCCAAGAGGCTCAGCGAGCACGCGACGCGCAGATCACGAAGCTCTTGGGGGAGCACGCGCGTGAGGCCGAGGTGGCGGTCAAGGAAGCCGACCAGCAGCTCGCGGACTCCGTCGGCCGCATCGAGCAGGCCGAGGCCGAACTCGCGGGTGCGTTCACGCCGCTGCCGCTCGCGGACGACCAACCGTTCACTCCCGGACGCGGGGAGCAGACGGAATGGGACTTCCAGCAGCCGGGAGGACCCGCACGGACGGAACCGGCGGCAGCGCCGTCGCCGGACGGCTCCGGTGGGCCGGGATCCTCAGGCTCGAACGGTTCGCCGGGCTCCGGCGTCTCAGGCGGATCCGGCGGCAGTGGAACAGGCGGTTCCGGAGGCTCGGACGGCGCGAGTGCGACGCCCGGCGGTGGCTCCGGCGGGGGACTCGGATCGAGCGGTGGCCCGCCGACGAGCGGCCCGCCGCCCGGGAACGTGGACCAGTGGATCCGGGAGGCGATCGAGATCCTGCGTGCCAACGGGATCCCGGTCACCGAGGACAACGTCGACGAGATCTGGACGATCATCGAGAAGGAGTCCGGCGGCGATCCGCACGCGATCAACAACTGGGATTCCAACGCCGCGAAGGGCACACCGTCGAAGGGCCTGATGCAGTGCATCGACCCGACGTTCGACGCGCACAAGCTGCCGGGGCACGGCGACATCTACGACCCGGTGGACAACATCATCGCCGGCGTCCGCTACACCTTCGACCGCTACGGCGGTTTCGAAGGACACCCCGGACTGGAGTCGATGGCCGGGGGCGGCGGCTACCAGGGCTACTGA
- the purD gene encoding phosphoribosylamine--glycine ligase, with amino-acid sequence MRILVIGAGGREHAIVLALARDPSVTAVACAPGNAGTAAQAESYPVDVGVPEDVAALATKWQADLVVFGPENPLVAGAADAVRAAGIPAFGPSKDAARIEGSKSFAKDVMDAAGVPTAHSEIVDNPAKLDAALVRFGPTWVVKDDGLAGGKGVLVSSDFDAARAHALRLLDDGHPVLLETYLDGPEASLFCFVDGTTVVPMLPAQDFKRVGDDDAGPNTGGMGAYTPLPWAPDDLVEQVVRTVVQPTVDELARRGCPFSGVLYAGLALTSSGPQVIEFNCRFGDPEIEAVLALLRTPLVGVLDAVANGSLAEHPPLEWDDGSAVTVVLAAEGYPGRPQVDDVITGADVPGVLHSGTRRREDGAVLSAGGRVLAVVGTGADLDAAREEAYRLVDAVHLPGSHHRTDIALRAARGQIALPLTNS; translated from the coding sequence GTGCGAATCCTCGTGATCGGTGCTGGTGGCAGGGAACACGCGATCGTGCTCGCCCTCGCGCGCGACCCGTCGGTGACGGCGGTGGCGTGCGCGCCGGGCAACGCCGGAACCGCGGCGCAGGCCGAGTCCTACCCCGTCGACGTCGGCGTGCCGGAGGACGTTGCGGCACTGGCCACGAAGTGGCAGGCCGACCTCGTGGTGTTCGGCCCGGAGAACCCGTTGGTCGCGGGAGCGGCGGACGCGGTGCGTGCCGCGGGGATCCCGGCGTTCGGTCCGTCGAAGGATGCCGCCCGCATCGAGGGCTCGAAGTCGTTCGCAAAGGACGTCATGGACGCCGCCGGGGTGCCGACCGCGCACAGCGAGATCGTGGACAACCCGGCGAAGCTCGACGCCGCGCTCGTGCGGTTCGGCCCGACGTGGGTGGTCAAGGACGACGGGCTCGCCGGCGGCAAGGGCGTGCTCGTCAGCAGTGACTTCGACGCGGCGCGGGCGCACGCTCTGCGGCTGCTCGACGACGGTCACCCCGTCCTGCTCGAGACGTACCTGGACGGTCCGGAGGCGTCGCTGTTCTGTTTCGTCGACGGCACGACGGTGGTCCCGATGCTGCCCGCGCAAGACTTCAAGCGGGTCGGTGACGACGACGCCGGGCCCAACACCGGCGGTATGGGTGCCTACACGCCGCTGCCGTGGGCCCCGGACGACCTCGTCGAGCAGGTCGTGCGCACGGTCGTGCAGCCGACCGTCGACGAACTGGCGCGGCGTGGCTGCCCGTTCTCCGGAGTGCTGTACGCGGGCCTGGCGTTGACCTCCTCCGGTCCGCAGGTGATCGAGTTCAACTGCCGTTTCGGCGACCCGGAGATCGAGGCCGTGCTGGCGCTGCTGCGCACTCCGCTGGTGGGGGTGCTGGACGCGGTGGCGAACGGCTCGCTGGCCGAGCACCCGCCGCTGGAGTGGGACGACGGCTCGGCGGTCACGGTCGTGCTCGCTGCCGAGGGCTACCCGGGTCGGCCACAGGTGGACGACGTGATCACCGGCGCCGACGTCCCCGGGGTGCTGCATTCCGGCACGCGCCGTCGCGAGGACGGCGCGGTGCTCTCGGCGGGCGGGCGGGTGCTCGCCGTCGTCGGTACCGGCGCCGATCTCGACGCGGCACGGGAGGAGGCGTACCGGCTCGTCGACGCGGTGCACCTGCCCGGATCGCACCACCGCACCGACATCGCGCTGCGCGCCGCCCGAGGTCAGATCGCCCTCCCCCTGACGAACTCCTGA
- a CDS encoding glycerophosphodiester phosphodiesterase has protein sequence MIRARSVASVLAVALLGAIVPAAATAAPPPREPSAVEVYGHRGASGYRPEHTLAAYDLAARMGADYIEPDLVPTKDGVLVSRHENEISGTTDVAERPEFADRRTTKTIDGAELTGWFTEDFTLAELKSLRAVERIPDIRPNNTIYDGRYQVPTFQEVLDLSKRLSRELGRPIGVAPETKHPSYFQHIGMPLEPELVDTLQRNGLNRPNAKIIVQSFEVANLKQLDESLRTRLVQLISSSGAPQDFIEAGDPRTYADMVTPEGLREIAEYADAIGPDTKVILPVDENGYLTEPTEVVADAHAADLEVVPYTVRNENTFLPEDFVTSDDPTAHGDVFGFYEALFAQNIDAVFADQPDTAVAARDENQQ, from the coding sequence ATGATCCGGGCCCGATCAGTCGCCTCCGTCCTCGCCGTCGCCCTGCTCGGCGCGATCGTCCCTGCCGCGGCCACCGCCGCACCGCCGCCGCGCGAGCCCAGTGCCGTCGAGGTCTACGGACACCGCGGCGCCTCCGGCTACCGTCCCGAACACACGCTCGCCGCCTACGACCTCGCGGCGCGGATGGGCGCCGACTACATCGAGCCCGACCTCGTGCCCACCAAGGACGGGGTGCTGGTGTCCCGGCACGAGAACGAGATCAGCGGCACCACCGACGTGGCCGAACGACCGGAGTTCGCCGACCGGCGCACCACCAAGACGATCGACGGTGCGGAGCTCACCGGCTGGTTCACCGAGGACTTCACCCTCGCCGAACTCAAGAGTCTGCGGGCGGTCGAGCGCATTCCGGACATCCGCCCGAACAACACCATCTACGACGGCCGCTACCAGGTTCCGACCTTCCAGGAGGTCCTCGACCTGTCGAAACGGCTCTCGCGGGAGCTCGGCCGCCCGATCGGTGTCGCCCCCGAGACCAAGCACCCCAGCTACTTCCAGCACATCGGCATGCCCCTCGAGCCCGAGCTGGTCGACACGCTCCAGCGCAACGGCCTCAACCGGCCGAACGCGAAGATCATCGTGCAGTCGTTCGAAGTGGCCAACCTCAAGCAGCTCGACGAGTCACTGCGCACGAGGTTGGTGCAGCTCATCAGCAGCAGCGGCGCACCGCAGGACTTCATCGAGGCGGGTGACCCGCGCACGTATGCGGACATGGTCACACCGGAGGGGCTGCGCGAGATCGCCGAGTACGCCGACGCCATCGGCCCGGACACGAAGGTGATTCTGCCGGTCGACGAGAACGGGTACCTCACCGAACCGACGGAGGTCGTCGCCGACGCGCACGCCGCGGATCTCGAGGTCGTGCCTTACACCGTGCGGAACGAGAACACGTTCCTGCCGGAGGACTTCGTCACGTCCGACGACCCGACCGCGCACGGCGACGTCTTCGGGTTCTACGAAGCGTTGTTCGCGCAGAACATCGACGCCGTGTTCGCCGATCAGCCGGACACCGCGGTCGCGGCCCGCGACGAGAACCAGCAGTGA
- a CDS encoding adenylosuccinate synthase — protein sequence MPAIVLIGAQWGDEGKGKATDLLGEQAQWVVRYQGGNNAGHTVVLPDGQDFALHLIPSGILTPGVTNVIANGVVVDPGVLLDELSGLEARGIDTSRLLLSADAHLIMPYHVAIDRVTERYLGKKQIGTTGRGIGPAYQDKVARQGVRVQDLLDEKILRQKVEAALEIKNQILVKVYNRRAVDVDETVDTVLEQAEKFRGRIADTKLLVNEALERDETVLLEGSQGTLLDVDHGTYPFVTSSNPTAGGASSGSGIGPTSINTVIGILKAYTTRVGSGPFPTELTDEAGENLRKQGGEFGVTTGRSRRTGWFDACIARYATRVNGITDYFLTKLDVLSGLDSLPVCVGYDVDGTRVSEMPMTQTGVHHATPVYEELPGWREDISGARSFEDLPANARAYVERLEELSGARISAIGVGPGREQTIVRHTMA from the coding sequence ATGCCGGCGATCGTGCTCATCGGCGCCCAGTGGGGCGACGAAGGCAAGGGCAAGGCGACGGACCTGCTCGGCGAGCAGGCCCAGTGGGTCGTCCGCTACCAGGGGGGCAACAACGCCGGTCACACCGTGGTGCTCCCGGACGGGCAGGATTTCGCCCTGCACCTCATCCCCTCCGGGATCCTCACCCCGGGCGTCACCAACGTCATCGCCAACGGCGTCGTCGTCGACCCGGGCGTGCTGCTCGACGAACTCTCCGGCCTGGAGGCACGTGGCATCGACACCAGCCGCCTGCTGCTCTCGGCCGACGCGCACCTGATCATGCCGTACCACGTGGCGATCGACAGGGTCACCGAGCGCTACCTGGGCAAGAAGCAGATCGGCACCACCGGCCGCGGCATCGGGCCCGCCTACCAGGACAAGGTCGCCAGGCAGGGCGTGCGCGTCCAGGACCTGCTGGACGAGAAGATCCTGCGGCAGAAGGTCGAAGCGGCGCTGGAGATCAAGAACCAGATCCTGGTGAAGGTCTACAACCGGCGTGCCGTCGACGTCGACGAGACCGTGGACACGGTGCTGGAGCAGGCGGAGAAGTTCCGCGGCCGCATCGCGGACACGAAACTGCTCGTCAACGAGGCGCTCGAACGCGACGAGACGGTGCTGCTGGAGGGCTCGCAGGGCACGCTGCTCGACGTCGACCACGGCACCTACCCGTTCGTGACCTCGTCGAACCCGACCGCGGGCGGGGCCAGCTCCGGGTCCGGCATCGGCCCGACGAGCATCAACACGGTGATCGGGATCCTCAAGGCCTACACCACGCGGGTGGGGTCCGGGCCGTTCCCGACGGAGCTGACCGACGAGGCAGGCGAGAACCTGCGCAAGCAGGGCGGCGAGTTCGGTGTGACCACCGGCCGCTCCCGGCGTACCGGTTGGTTCGACGCCTGCATCGCCCGTTACGCGACCAGGGTCAACGGCATCACGGACTACTTCCTGACCAAGCTGGACGTGTTGTCCGGGCTCGACTCGTTGCCGGTGTGTGTGGGCTACGACGTGGACGGGACGCGGGTCTCGGAGATGCCCATGACCCAGACCGGGGTGCATCACGCGACGCCGGTGTACGAGGAGCTGCCCGGCTGGCGCGAGGACATCAGCGGCGCCCGCAGCTTCGAAGACCTACCCGCGAACGCCCGCGCCTACGTCGAGCGTCTGGAAGAGCTTTCCGGCGCCCGGATCTCGGCGATCGGCGTCGGCCCCGGCCGGGAACAGACGATCGTGCGTCACACGATGGCCTGA
- a CDS encoding HNH endonuclease family protein — protein MTLTRSLRSTFTALPLAGLLAVGLATPADALPPGIPSADQAETMLSELTVAPEGSMDGYDRDRFPHWNSTSGGCDVRDEVLKRDGENIEVGENCDVTGTWNSAYDPGEWTDASDVDIDHVVPLAAAWRSGAADWSSDEQRSAFANDLESPQLIAVTDNVNQEKGDKPPQDWMPPNADFHCTYAAMWVGSKHKWELTVSDAEKAKLTEVLGGC, from the coding sequence ATGACACTCACCCGCTCGCTGCGCTCCACGTTCACCGCGCTCCCGCTCGCCGGACTGCTGGCCGTCGGCCTCGCCACCCCCGCCGACGCACTGCCGCCGGGGATTCCCAGCGCGGACCAGGCCGAGACGATGCTCTCCGAGCTGACCGTCGCCCCCGAGGGCTCGATGGACGGCTACGACCGCGACCGGTTCCCGCACTGGAACTCCACCAGCGGTGGCTGCGACGTCCGCGACGAAGTACTCAAGCGCGACGGCGAGAACATCGAGGTCGGCGAGAACTGCGACGTCACCGGCACGTGGAACAGCGCCTACGACCCCGGGGAGTGGACCGACGCCTCGGACGTCGACATCGACCACGTGGTGCCACTGGCGGCCGCGTGGCGATCCGGTGCCGCCGACTGGTCCAGCGACGAGCAGCGGTCGGCGTTCGCCAACGACCTCGAGTCGCCGCAGCTGATCGCCGTCACCGACAACGTCAACCAGGAGAAGGGCGACAAGCCGCCGCAGGACTGGATGCCGCCGAACGCCGACTTCCACTGCACCTACGCGGCCATGTGGGTCGGCTCGAAGCACAAGTGGGAACTGACCGTCAGCGACGCCGAGAAGGCCAAGCTGACCGAGGTGCTCGGCGGCTGCTGA
- a CDS encoding pyridoxamine 5'-phosphate oxidase family protein, translating into MGKVYESITDRLREFIEAQPVFFVASAPLDSDGHVNLSPKGRAGTLAVLDEHTLAYLDFGGSHAETTAHLRENGRITLMWCAFDGPPKVLRVHGRGEVVFRDDPRFAELVTRFGDADAPGLRSVVVVRALRVSDSCGYAVPFMDYREDRDLHYRHFGRKSDEEFVEYCGKKNGSSIDGLPAIPTPLPPR; encoded by the coding sequence ATGGGCAAGGTATACGAGTCGATCACCGACCGGCTGCGGGAGTTCATCGAGGCGCAGCCGGTGTTCTTCGTGGCGAGCGCGCCGCTGGATTCCGACGGTCACGTGAATCTCTCCCCGAAGGGACGCGCCGGAACGCTCGCGGTGCTCGACGAACACACCCTCGCCTATCTCGATTTCGGCGGCAGTCATGCGGAAACCACCGCGCACCTGCGGGAGAACGGCCGGATCACGCTGATGTGGTGCGCCTTCGACGGCCCGCCGAAGGTCTTGCGTGTGCACGGTCGTGGCGAGGTCGTGTTCCGTGACGATCCGCGCTTCGCCGAGCTGGTGACGCGGTTCGGCGACGCCGACGCGCCGGGACTTCGGTCCGTGGTCGTGGTGCGCGCGCTTCGGGTGAGCGACTCGTGCGGCTACGCCGTGCCGTTCATGGACTACCGCGAGGACCGCGACCTGCACTACCGCCACTTCGGCCGGAAGTCCGACGAGGAGTTCGTGGAGTACTGCGGCAAGAAGAACGGCTCCAGCATCGACGGTCTTCCCGCCATTCCCACGCCCCTGCCGCCCCGCTGA
- a CDS encoding FUSC family protein — MTENVPQQTRPRRAQEEVSRRVRRLLRNGIPIVQCAVAAGLAWALAKHVIGNPQPFFAPIAAVISLGVSLGQRMRRTAELIVGVSIGIGVGDVLISVIGTGPLQIALVVALAMSTAVLLDSGGVIVLQAASSSVLVATLLPPASAGGLSRMADAAVGGIVGFVVAALLPANPLAVAHRNGRIVLGALADALRGVASAVSREDTGACSDVLAQARESQRHVEEFRQALLAGKEIATIAPFRWRRRAELERYDAASVPIDRALRNTRVLTRRALAALRDDEPVPKPLPGMLEELAGAVVLLRDELASGEEPRQARGLARAVANRSTVELLGTGDFSMQVVVLQVRSIAVDLLQASGLSRTEAIEALPPLHGRDD; from the coding sequence GTGACCGAGAACGTTCCGCAGCAGACCCGCCCGCGCCGCGCACAGGAGGAAGTGTCGCGGCGCGTGCGCCGGTTGCTGCGCAACGGCATCCCGATCGTGCAGTGCGCGGTCGCGGCCGGTCTCGCGTGGGCGTTGGCCAAACACGTGATCGGCAATCCGCAGCCGTTCTTCGCGCCGATCGCGGCGGTCATCTCGCTCGGGGTGTCGCTGGGACAGCGGATGCGCCGGACCGCGGAGCTGATCGTCGGAGTGAGTATCGGCATCGGCGTCGGGGACGTGCTGATCTCGGTGATCGGCACCGGGCCGTTGCAGATCGCGCTCGTGGTCGCGCTCGCGATGAGTACGGCCGTGTTGCTCGACAGCGGCGGTGTGATCGTGCTGCAAGCAGCCTCGTCGTCGGTGCTGGTGGCGACGTTGCTGCCGCCCGCGTCGGCAGGCGGGTTGAGCCGGATGGCCGACGCCGCGGTCGGCGGGATCGTCGGGTTCGTCGTCGCCGCGTTGCTTCCGGCGAACCCGCTCGCCGTCGCGCATCGCAACGGCCGCATCGTGCTCGGTGCGCTCGCCGACGCGCTGCGCGGGGTGGCCTCGGCGGTATCTCGCGAGGACACGGGTGCGTGTTCGGACGTGCTCGCGCAGGCGCGGGAGAGTCAGCGCCACGTCGAGGAGTTCCGCCAGGCCCTGCTGGCGGGCAAGGAGATCGCCACGATCGCACCGTTCCGGTGGCGCAGGCGTGCGGAACTGGAGCGCTACGACGCGGCGTCGGTGCCGATCGACCGGGCGTTGCGCAACACTCGCGTGCTCACGCGGCGGGCGCTCGCGGCGCTGCGGGACGACGAACCGGTGCCGAAACCGTTGCCGGGGATGCTGGAGGAACTCGCGGGAGCCGTGGTGCTGCTCCGGGACGAACTCGCCAGCGGGGAGGAACCGCGCCAGGCGAGGGGACTCGCGCGCGCCGTCGCCAACCGGTCCACTGTGGAGCTGCTCGGCACGGGTGACTTCTCGATGCAGGTCGTGGTGTTGCAGGTGCGCTCGATCGCGGTGGATCTGTTGCAGGCCAGCGGTCTGAGCAGGACCGAAGCCATCGAGGCGCTGCCACCCCTGCACGGTCGCGACGACTGA
- a CDS encoding DUF3151 domain-containing protein codes for MTNLLEPPETLLPEDGEAQAALDSGTPTVEVAAAHPTFSAAWANLGEVALQAGELVAAYAYARTGYHRGLDALRKAGWKGFGPVPWRHRPNQGVLRAVAVLAKAAHGIGEIEEYERCRQLLLDSDPASLAPLGLD; via the coding sequence ATGACGAACCTGTTGGAACCGCCGGAGACGTTGCTGCCGGAGGACGGCGAGGCCCAGGCGGCGCTGGACTCCGGAACTCCCACCGTCGAGGTCGCCGCCGCGCACCCGACGTTCAGTGCCGCGTGGGCCAATCTCGGGGAGGTGGCGCTTCAAGCGGGCGAGTTGGTCGCGGCGTACGCCTACGCCCGCACCGGATACCACCGGGGCCTCGACGCGCTGCGCAAGGCCGGCTGGAAGGGCTTCGGGCCGGTGCCGTGGCGCCACCGCCCGAACCAGGGCGTGCTGCGTGCGGTCGCGGTACTGGCGAAGGCGGCGCACGGGATCGGTGAGATCGAGGAGTACGAGCGGTGCCGCCAACTGCTGCTCGACAGCGACCCTGCCTCGTTGGCCCCGCTCGGTCTCGACTGA
- the fbaA gene encoding class II fructose-bisphosphate aldolase — MPIATPEVYAEMLDRAKTGEFAYPAINVTSSETLNAALRGFAEAESDGIIQFSTGGSEFASGTKVKDMVTGATALAEFAHTVAAKYPVNIALHTDHCPKDKLDGFVRPLIKISQERVARGENPLFQSHMWDGSAVELHENLEIATELLAMTAKAKQILEIEVGVVGGEEDGVANDINEKLYTAPGDYEHTIDALGSGENGRYMLAATFGNVHGVYKPGNVKLRPEILKQGQEVAASKLGLSADAKPFDLVFHGGSGSLLEEIHDAVSYGVVKMNIDTDTQYAFSRSIADHVLKNYDGILKVDGEVGNKKIYDPRSYLKAAEQSMAARVANGCETLKSAGRMIAG; from the coding sequence ATGCCCATCGCCACCCCCGAGGTCTACGCGGAGATGCTGGACCGGGCCAAGACAGGCGAATTCGCCTACCCGGCCATCAACGTGACCTCGTCGGAGACGCTGAACGCGGCGCTGCGCGGCTTCGCCGAGGCGGAGAGTGACGGCATCATCCAGTTCTCCACCGGCGGTTCCGAGTTCGCCTCCGGGACCAAGGTCAAGGACATGGTGACCGGCGCGACCGCGCTCGCCGAGTTCGCGCACACGGTCGCGGCGAAGTACCCGGTGAACATCGCGTTGCACACCGACCACTGCCCCAAGGACAAGCTGGACGGGTTCGTCCGCCCGCTGATCAAGATCAGCCAGGAGCGGGTGGCACGCGGCGAGAACCCGCTGTTCCAGTCGCACATGTGGGACGGCTCGGCCGTCGAACTGCACGAGAACCTCGAGATCGCCACGGAACTGCTGGCCATGACGGCGAAAGCCAAGCAGATCCTGGAGATCGAGGTCGGTGTCGTGGGCGGTGAGGAGGACGGTGTCGCCAACGACATCAACGAGAAGCTCTACACCGCCCCCGGCGACTACGAGCACACGATCGACGCGCTCGGCTCGGGCGAGAACGGCCGCTACATGCTCGCGGCGACGTTCGGCAACGTGCACGGCGTCTACAAGCCGGGCAACGTCAAGCTGCGCCCGGAGATCCTCAAGCAGGGCCAGGAGGTCGCGGCGAGCAAGCTCGGCCTGTCCGCGGACGCGAAGCCGTTCGACCTGGTCTTCCACGGCGGTTCGGGCTCGCTGCTGGAGGAGATCCACGACGCGGTCTCCTACGGCGTGGTGAAGATGAACATCGACACGGACACCCAGTACGCGTTCTCCCGCTCGATCGCCGACCACGTGCTGAAGAACTACGACGGCATCCTCAAGGTCGACGGCGAGGTCGGGAACAAGAAGATCTACGACCCGCGCAGCTACCTCAAGGCCGCCGAGCAGTCGATGGCCGCTCGCGTCGCCAACGGTTGCGAGACGCTGAAGTCCGCGGGCCGCATGATCGCGGGCTGA
- a CDS encoding YciI family protein gives MAKFVVELEYGADTERRLEVRPAHREYSKTLADKGVLLAGGPYEDGAGAMIVYEVADADELRAVLDADPYTEAGVIANTTVREWNAVTGSWVA, from the coding sequence ATGGCGAAGTTCGTGGTCGAACTCGAGTACGGGGCGGACACCGAGCGCCGCCTCGAAGTGCGGCCCGCGCATCGCGAGTACTCGAAGACGCTCGCTGACAAGGGTGTGCTACTCGCGGGAGGTCCGTACGAGGATGGCGCAGGCGCGATGATCGTCTACGAGGTCGCCGACGCCGACGAGCTGCGTGCGGTGCTCGACGCCGATCCGTACACCGAGGCCGGCGTGATCGCGAACACGACGGTGCGCGAATGGAACGCGGTGACCGGTTCGTGGGTCGCCTGA
- a CDS encoding SigE family RNA polymerase sigma factor translates to MVGEWASGAERSAERSVERTLGHLRVLDTDEHPPQRPATLEDLYRQQRMRMVRLAILLVDEPATAEDVVQEAFTGLYRQWSKLRDTQAAVGYLRTAVVNGSRSVLRRRKTARDYQPPHPGNERSAESLAMLTAEHQSVVGALGQLPDRQREILVLRYYGGLSESEISEVTGVSKGTVKSTASRALNALQKILDAQ, encoded by the coding sequence GTGGTCGGGGAATGGGCATCCGGCGCCGAACGCAGCGCCGAGCGGAGCGTCGAACGCACCCTCGGGCACCTGCGGGTGCTCGACACGGACGAGCACCCGCCGCAGCGGCCCGCCACCCTCGAAGACCTCTACCGGCAGCAGCGCATGCGGATGGTGCGCCTGGCGATCCTGCTCGTCGACGAGCCCGCCACCGCCGAGGACGTCGTGCAGGAGGCGTTCACCGGGCTGTACCGGCAGTGGTCGAAACTCCGCGACACCCAGGCCGCCGTCGGCTACCTGCGCACCGCAGTCGTCAACGGCAGTCGCTCGGTACTGCGGCGGCGCAAGACCGCGCGCGATTATCAGCCGCCGCACCCGGGCAACGAGCGCTCGGCCGAATCACTGGCGATGCTCACGGCCGAGCACCAATCCGTCGTCGGCGCCCTCGGACAGTTGCCGGACCGGCAGCGCGAGATCCTCGTCCTGCGCTACTACGGCGGGCTCTCCGAATCGGAGATCTCCGAGGTCACCGGCGTGTCCAAGGGGACGGTGAAGTCCACAGCGAGCCGGGCGCTCAACGCACTGCAGAAGATTCTCGACGCGCAGTGA